The Mustela lutreola isolate mMusLut2 chromosome 3, mMusLut2.pri, whole genome shotgun sequence genome includes a region encoding these proteins:
- the RPRM gene encoding protein reprimo, translated as MNPALDNQTDVAGLLLANSSEALERAVRCCTQASVVTDDGFAEGGPDERSLYIMRVVQIAVMCVLSLTVVFGIFFLGCNLLIKSEGMINFLVKDRRPSKEVEAVVVGPY; from the coding sequence ATGAACCCAGCGCTGGACAACCAGACGGATGTGGCGGGCCTGCTCCTGGCCAACAGCAGCGAGGCGCTGGAGCGCGCCGTGCGCTGCTGCACCCAGGCGTCGGTGGTGACCGACGACGGCTTCGCCGAGGGCGGCCCGGACGAGCGCAGCCTGTACATCATGCGCGTGGTGCAGATCGCGGTCATGTGCGTGCTCTCCCTGACCGTGGTCTTCGGCATCTTCTTCCTCGGCTGCAACCTCCTCATCAAGTCCGAGGGCATGATCAACTTCCTGGTGAAAGACCGGAGACCGTCTAAAGAGGTGGAAGCGGTGGTCGTGGGGCCCTACTGA